One Succinivibrio dextrinosolvens DNA window includes the following coding sequences:
- the pheS gene encoding phenylalanine--tRNA ligase subunit alpha — protein MDNLEQAKINGINAANNAKDLQELEAVKTNFLGKKGEFTAFMRELGKLSAEERPKRGAVINEARQAVIEAIEIKKAQIEKALLEEKLSNETVDITLPGRRIELGNEHPISRTIQRIKEIFGSMGFSVVGGPEIEDDYHNFDALNLPPNHPARSSQDTFSVENGLLLRSQTSSVQVRTMETQKPPIRIIAPGRVYRNDYDMTHTPMFHQVEGLLVEEHTSFAELKGVLHEFLLKFFEEELEVRFRPSFFPFTEPSAEVDLRRKGGKWLEVLGCGMVHPNVLKNVGIDTDKYVGYAFGMGVERLTMLRYGVNDLRAFFENDLRFLKQFA, from the coding sequence ATGGACAATTTAGAACAAGCCAAAATAAATGGCATAAACGCAGCAAATAATGCTAAAGATTTACAGGAATTAGAGGCTGTTAAGACCAATTTCCTTGGAAAGAAAGGTGAGTTTACCGCCTTTATGCGTGAGCTGGGTAAGCTTTCTGCTGAAGAAAGGCCGAAGAGAGGCGCTGTCATCAATGAAGCACGTCAGGCTGTCATCGAAGCAATCGAAATCAAGAAGGCGCAGATTGAAAAAGCTCTTTTAGAGGAAAAACTTTCAAATGAAACTGTTGATATCACTTTGCCAGGTCGCAGAATCGAGCTTGGAAATGAGCATCCAATCAGCAGAACCATCCAGAGAATTAAAGAAATCTTCGGTTCTATGGGCTTTAGCGTAGTAGGAGGTCCTGAGATTGAAGATGACTATCACAATTTTGATGCTCTGAACCTTCCTCCTAATCACCCTGCAAGATCATCACAGGATACCTTCTCTGTTGAAAACGGTCTGCTGCTACGTTCTCAGACCTCTTCAGTTCAGGTTCGTACCATGGAGACGCAGAAACCTCCTATTAGAATTATTGCTCCTGGACGTGTATACAGAAACGACTATGACATGACTCATACACCAATGTTCCATCAGGTAGAAGGTCTTTTGGTTGAGGAGCACACCTCCTTTGCAGAGCTTAAGGGCGTGCTGCACGAGTTCCTATTAAAATTCTTTGAGGAAGAGCTTGAGGTTCGTTTCCGTCCTTCTTTTTTCCCATTCACTGAGCCATCAGCAGAGGTTGATCTGCGTCGCAAGGGAGGCAAGTGGCTAGAGGTTTTAGGCTGCGGTATGGTTCATCCAAATGTTCTGAAGAATGTTGGTATTGATACTGACAAGTACGTAGGCTATGCCTTTGGTATGGGCGTTGAGCGTCTGACCATGCTGCGCTATGGTGTAAATGATCTGCGTGCATTCTTTGAAAATGATCTTCGTTTCTTAAAGCAGTTTGCCTAA
- a CDS encoding FtsX-like permease family protein, which yields MRLFHPLTFAIALKYGLNSKAHKFAKFVAILSTVGIAIGVAALIVDTSIMQGLQNRLKKTVLSDTPHLIVETQEDKLPSIMQLNHVMAAAPFVQAQTLMQSQNSLALINLQGLDDTRITYSKGYERKDLNLVAVPEKGSFELNAEAALYIRNDLKLNTDVKLISTINARYTPMGLTPTQRIFTLKKYYSTANSTALDCAVGNYDDVRRFFRMPSKVNSYRIWLTDPFVIDKVTPKIKEMGLNYTDWTSVQGEFFKAVAMEKLTMTIMLCLVIIVASFNIISALAMVVSSRLTEIAIFKTMGLSNMRILNIFLLMGIFVGVIGTAVGIVIGIPLTYYVSDFMSNTGSFGRLPVSIELANILIIGIGSVLMSLLCTLYPAVRAAVTDPVTHLSRG from the coding sequence TTGAGATTATTCCATCCACTCACCTTTGCTATTGCTCTTAAATACGGTCTTAACAGCAAAGCTCATAAATTTGCAAAATTTGTTGCAATTCTCTCCACTGTGGGAATTGCCATAGGTGTAGCTGCCCTCATTGTAGACACCTCAATTATGCAGGGACTGCAGAACCGTCTGAAAAAAACAGTACTATCAGATACCCCTCACCTGATAGTAGAAACACAGGAAGATAAGCTTCCTTCAATTATGCAGCTCAATCATGTTATGGCTGCAGCTCCTTTTGTTCAGGCCCAGACCCTAATGCAGTCTCAGAACTCTCTTGCCCTTATCAATCTGCAGGGACTTGATGACACAAGAATCACCTACTCCAAAGGCTATGAAAGGAAGGATCTTAATCTGGTTGCCGTGCCAGAGAAAGGCAGCTTTGAGCTTAATGCAGAGGCTGCGCTTTACATAAGAAACGATCTGAAACTTAACACCGATGTAAAGCTGATAAGCACGATCAATGCCAGATACACACCAATGGGACTGACTCCAACCCAGAGAATCTTTACCCTGAAAAAATACTACAGCACAGCAAATTCAACTGCGCTTGACTGTGCTGTAGGTAACTATGATGATGTAAGACGTTTCTTCAGAATGCCATCAAAGGTTAACTCTTACAGAATCTGGCTGACCGATCCTTTTGTCATCGACAAAGTCACACCAAAGATTAAAGAGATGGGGCTAAACTACACCGACTGGACTTCAGTTCAGGGTGAATTCTTCAAGGCGGTTGCCATGGAGAAACTTACCATGACCATCATGCTCTGTCTGGTTATTATAGTGGCATCCTTTAACATTATTTCTGCGCTTGCTATGGTGGTAAGCTCAAGACTTACAGAAATCGCTATTTTTAAAACCATGGGATTGAGTAATATGCGTATTCTCAATATCTTTTTACTCATGGGTATTTTTGTTGGTGTAATCGGAACTGCAGTGGGAATCGTCATTGGGATTCCTCTTACTTATTATGTTTCCGATTTTATGAGCAATACCGGAAGCTTTGGAAGACTACCAGTTTCAATAGAACTTGCCAACATTCTAATCATAGGTATCGGTTCAGTTCTGATGAGTCTGCTATGCACACTTTATCCTGCAGTAAGAGCTGCTGTAACTGATCCTGTAACCCATCTAAGTAGAGGCTAA
- the ispA gene encoding (2E,6E)-farnesyl diphosphate synthase, whose amino-acid sequence MELKDFASSVSKRINSFMEGYLKNFDDAASSLKEAMEYGLLLGGKRARPLLVYATGLALGQSQDRLDYAAAAVECIHAYSLIHDDMPEMDNDKLRRGHETVHVKFGQTLALLAGDALQTLAFEILSDKKSGFSDKSVANLTRILSSKAGYSGMCGGQAIDLESEGKKLSYDQLRLLHSKKTGALIRAAVLMGAYSCDNASETDIVALDEYATWTGLAFQVWDDVLDVIGDTAVMGKTQGADINLDKSTYPSLLGLDESKKFAQECAEKAIAALSKLKIDTSLLEQFALFTVNRDH is encoded by the coding sequence GTGGAATTAAAAGACTTTGCCTCATCCGTTTCCAAAAGGATTAACTCCTTTATGGAAGGTTATCTTAAAAACTTTGATGATGCTGCATCTTCTTTAAAGGAAGCCATGGAGTATGGGCTTCTTTTAGGAGGAAAAAGAGCAAGACCTTTACTAGTCTATGCAACCGGATTAGCTTTGGGTCAAAGTCAGGACAGGCTTGATTATGCCGCCGCTGCTGTAGAATGTATTCATGCATACTCCCTAATTCATGATGATATGCCAGAGATGGATAACGACAAACTAAGACGCGGACACGAGACTGTTCATGTTAAATTCGGTCAGACTCTGGCTCTGCTTGCCGGAGATGCCTTGCAGACTCTTGCATTTGAAATCCTTTCTGATAAAAAATCCGGATTTTCAGATAAATCAGTTGCCAATCTGACCCGTATTCTTTCATCTAAGGCCGGATACTCCGGAATGTGTGGTGGACAGGCAATAGATCTTGAATCTGAAGGGAAAAAATTAAGTTACGATCAGTTAAGATTACTTCACTCCAAGAAAACAGGCGCGCTGATTCGGGCTGCTGTTCTGATGGGGGCCTACAGCTGTGATAATGCAAGTGAAACTGATATTGTGGCACTGGATGAATATGCTACCTGGACTGGACTTGCATTCCAGGTATGGGATGATGTGCTGGATGTTATCGGTGATACTGCGGTTATGGGGAAAACTCAAGGTGCTGACATAAATCTTGATAAGAGCACCTATCCTTCACTGCTGGGACTTGATGAATCAAAGAAATTTGCGCAGGAATGTGCTGAGAAGGCAATTGCTGCCTTGTCAAAACTGAAAATAGATACATCACTGCTTGAGCAGTTTGCTTTATTTACTGTAAACAGAGATCATTAG
- the dxs gene encoding 1-deoxy-D-xylulose-5-phosphate synthase — MTETISTPLLDKIHSPEDLRKLPVEELTPLCSEIRKYIIDSVSKTAGHLASGLAVVELTAALHYVFDTPNDKIVWDVGHQSYPHKILTGHKEELKTIRQRHGLHAFIWRGETDYDLISTGHASTSIGSALGLAIAQKKLKTNSKVVAVIGDGALSGGASYEAMNCAGSCKDVDLIVILNDNEMSISQNVGSISKYLASILASPYYVNFVEGGKKLLSNLDLPSIKSLAEKAQEHVKGMIMPGTLFEELGFNYIGPVDGHDIEGLVSLLQNVKKIGGLQLVHVVTKKGKGYEPAENDPTKYHGVPSFDPERGIEAKITKDHVTYSEGFGRWLCKRAATDRNLIGITPAMPVGSGMEEFARVYPQQFFDVGIAEQHSMIFASGLAAGGLHPVVAIYSTFLQRAYDGLIHDIAIQNLPIMIAVDRGGIVGPDGPTHQGMFDIAFMRCIPNLVIMTPSDLKEQFLMLNTGYLSNRPCAVRYERGADDTDISAISLEDTIEIGKSRTLTEGRNLAILAFGSIVHKIKELADRYNLTLVDMRFVKPLDEERIRDLSRTHRYMVTVEEGVIHGGIGQEISCIAHEENPKIVVRTLGLADDFIPEGKRDELLAEQGLDVSHIEKTILNLLEG, encoded by the coding sequence GTGACTGAGACTATATCTACACCTTTACTTGATAAGATTCACTCTCCAGAGGATCTGCGCAAGCTGCCTGTGGAGGAGCTGACTCCCTTATGTTCAGAAATCAGAAAATATATTATTGATTCAGTAAGCAAGACTGCAGGTCACCTGGCATCAGGTCTTGCGGTTGTGGAACTTACCGCAGCTCTGCACTATGTTTTTGACACTCCTAATGACAAGATTGTCTGGGACGTGGGACATCAGTCCTATCCTCACAAAATCCTTACCGGTCACAAGGAAGAGCTTAAAACCATACGTCAGCGTCATGGTCTGCATGCTTTTATCTGGAGAGGCGAAACTGATTATGATCTGATTTCAACCGGACATGCCTCAACCTCAATTGGTTCAGCTCTGGGCCTTGCTATAGCTCAGAAAAAACTAAAAACCAACAGTAAGGTTGTAGCCGTTATCGGTGATGGTGCTCTGTCAGGCGGTGCTTCTTATGAGGCAATGAACTGTGCCGGTTCATGCAAGGATGTTGATCTTATAGTTATTCTGAACGATAACGAGATGAGTATTTCTCAGAATGTTGGTTCTATCTCCAAATATCTGGCCTCTATTCTTGCAAGCCCATACTATGTAAATTTTGTTGAGGGCGGAAAGAAGCTTCTGTCTAATCTTGATCTGCCAAGTATTAAATCACTGGCTGAAAAGGCTCAGGAGCATGTTAAGGGCATGATTATGCCTGGTACTCTGTTTGAGGAACTGGGCTTTAACTATATTGGTCCTGTTGATGGACATGATATTGAGGGATTGGTTTCACTGCTTCAGAATGTAAAAAAAATCGGCGGTCTGCAGCTGGTTCACGTTGTTACCAAAAAAGGAAAGGGCTATGAGCCTGCAGAAAATGATCCTACTAAGTATCACGGAGTTCCTTCCTTTGATCCTGAACGCGGTATAGAAGCTAAGATTACCAAGGATCATGTAACCTATTCAGAGGGGTTTGGTAGATGGCTGTGCAAGAGAGCTGCCACTGACAGAAATCTTATTGGAATCACACCTGCAATGCCGGTTGGATCTGGTATGGAGGAGTTTGCCAGGGTATACCCTCAGCAGTTTTTTGATGTGGGTATTGCCGAACAGCATTCCATGATTTTTGCATCGGGACTTGCGGCAGGAGGCCTTCATCCGGTGGTTGCAATTTATTCAACCTTCCTTCAGCGAGCCTATGACGGCTTGATTCATGACATTGCTATTCAGAATCTGCCAATTATGATTGCGGTTGACAGAGGTGGTATTGTTGGTCCTGACGGTCCAACCCACCAGGGTATGTTTGATATAGCCTTTATGCGCTGTATTCCAAATCTGGTGATCATGACTCCATCTGATCTTAAAGAACAGTTTCTGATGCTAAATACTGGCTATCTGTCCAATCGTCCTTGCGCTGTAAGATATGAGCGCGGTGCAGATGATACCGATATCTCTGCCATCTCTCTTGAGGATACTATTGAGATTGGCAAGTCCAGGACTCTGACAGAAGGCAGAAATCTGGCTATTTTGGCTTTTGGGTCAATTGTTCACAAAATCAAAGAGCTTGCCGACCGTTATAATCTGACTTTAGTTGATATGCGCTTTGTTAAGCCTCTGGATGAGGAGCGTATAAGAGATCTGTCTAGAACTCACAGGTATATGGTTACGGTTGAGGAAGGTGTAATTCATGGCGGTATCGGTCAGGAGATATCATGTATTGCCCATGAAGAAAATCCTAAGATTGTGGTCAGAACTCTGGGACTTGCAGACGATTTTATTCCTGAAGGCAAAAGGGATGAACTCTTAGCTGAACAGGGACTGGATGTTTCCCATATTGAAAAGACAATTTTAAATTTACTGGAAGGTTAA
- a CDS encoding AmpG family muropeptide MFS transporter, whose translation MSILSEERKTLLRQIFSIKMGLCLCLGFASGMPLFVVLTLIGAYLRKEGVDLKEIGLFSLASFPYTWKFVWAPLVDRYNPFGIGRRRGWIILSQIFVFASIFIIGLFDAKNQTMVIAVITLILSFSSATQDIVIDAYRREILADNELGLGTSLFIAASRASSLIPAGLSLILAEFISWKIVFYITASFMLPCLVLSFFLKEPLSINAPRNLREAVVEPFREFVTRKGLKSLLLVILFVFCYKLGDSMATALATPFYIDMHYDLLTIGLVAKNCGIWSMIIGGIIGGVIMLKIGINKALWVFGFGQLITILGYALLAHVGEGSDVSPSIWLLAAVIIAEYLGAGLGTAAFVAFISAKTSKAYAATQFALLTSLSAVPRTFCNATTGYLVESLGWENFFYLCTVLAVPGMLLLFKVAPFNSETTD comes from the coding sequence TTGAGCATTCTATCAGAGGAAAGAAAGACACTTCTCCGCCAGATTTTTTCTATAAAAATGGGCTTGTGTCTATGTCTTGGTTTTGCCTCTGGAATGCCTCTGTTTGTGGTCCTGACTCTTATCGGTGCCTATCTTAGAAAAGAGGGCGTTGATTTAAAGGAAATCGGACTGTTTTCACTGGCTTCATTCCCTTATACCTGGAAATTTGTCTGGGCTCCTCTGGTTGACCGCTACAATCCTTTTGGCATTGGCAGACGTCGAGGCTGGATAATTCTGTCTCAGATCTTCGTTTTTGCTTCTATTTTTATAATCGGTCTGTTTGATGCGAAAAATCAGACCATGGTTATTGCGGTTATTACCCTTATTCTTTCTTTCAGCTCTGCAACTCAGGATATTGTTATCGATGCCTACCGACGCGAAATTCTTGCAGATAATGAGCTTGGTCTCGGTACCTCTCTGTTTATTGCTGCTTCAAGAGCTTCAAGTCTGATCCCCGCAGGTTTGTCTTTAATTCTTGCCGAGTTTATCTCCTGGAAGATAGTGTTTTACATAACAGCTTCCTTTATGTTGCCTTGTCTGGTTTTGTCCTTCTTTTTAAAGGAACCTCTGTCCATCAATGCTCCTCGTAATCTGAGAGAGGCTGTAGTTGAACCTTTTAGAGAGTTTGTTACACGCAAGGGCTTAAAATCTTTGCTTTTAGTCATTCTGTTTGTTTTCTGCTACAAGCTTGGTGATTCTATGGCCACCGCTCTGGCCACTCCTTTCTATATAGATATGCACTACGATCTTCTGACTATAGGTCTGGTTGCGAAGAATTGCGGTATCTGGTCGATGATTATTGGTGGTATCATCGGCGGTGTAATCATGCTTAAGATCGGAATCAATAAAGCGCTGTGGGTGTTTGGATTTGGTCAGCTGATTACAATTCTGGGCTATGCTCTTTTAGCTCATGTGGGGGAGGGGAGTGATGTCTCTCCTTCAATCTGGCTGCTTGCAGCGGTGATTATTGCTGAATATCTGGGGGCTGGTCTTGGAACAGCAGCGTTTGTAGCATTCATATCAGCAAAAACCTCAAAGGCTTATGCCGCAACCCAGTTTGCACTGCTGACTTCGCTGAGCGCTGTACCTCGTACCTTCTGCAACGCTACTACCGGATATCTTGTTGAATCTCTGGGGTGGGAGAATTTCTTCTATCTGTGTACCGTTCTGGCTGTTCCTGGAATGCTGCTGCTTTTTAAGGTTGCTCCTTTCAATTCTGAAACAACAGACTGA
- a CDS encoding YajQ family cyclic di-GMP-binding protein yields the protein MPSFDIVSKLKKDEVQNAVDNANRELQTRYDFRGVEASYNFDKTKNTVKVEADEEFQVQQMDEILRMKLVKRNIEATAAEFSEITRSGKKSIQNVTFKEGIDKELAKKIIKIIKDAKLKVDAKINDDIIRVTGKKRDDLQATIALVRESKIEQPLQYENFRD from the coding sequence ATGCCATCATTTGATATTGTTTCTAAACTGAAAAAAGATGAAGTTCAGAATGCTGTAGACAATGCAAACCGTGAACTTCAGACTCGTTATGATTTCAGAGGCGTTGAGGCTTCATATAACTTTGATAAGACCAAGAACACCGTTAAGGTTGAGGCTGACGAGGAATTTCAGGTTCAGCAGATGGATGAGATTCTTAGAATGAAGCTGGTTAAGCGTAACATCGAGGCAACTGCGGCTGAGTTCTCCGAGATTACCCGTTCAGGAAAGAAATCAATCCAGAACGTAACCTTCAAGGAAGGCATTGACAAGGAACTTGCAAAAAAAATTATCAAGATTATCAAGGATGCAAAACTTAAGGTTGATGCCAAGATCAACGATGATATAATCCGTGTCACTGGAAAGAAGCGTGATGATCTTCAGGCAACCATTGCACTGGTTCGCGAAAGTAAGATTGAACAGCCACTACAGTACGAGAATTTCAGAGACTAA
- the xseB gene encoding exodeoxyribonuclease VII small subunit yields MADKQMTSLEEKLSELEKLTVQLEEGKLPIDEAIAVYSRGMELAVSCKQSLDSLSQRIQIAKKNAQEAISLENFEPNGSNSDL; encoded by the coding sequence ATGGCTGACAAACAGATGACATCCCTTGAGGAGAAACTTTCAGAATTAGAGAAACTCACTGTTCAACTTGAGGAGGGTAAGCTTCCGATTGATGAAGCAATCGCCGTTTACAGCCGTGGTATGGAACTGGCTGTTTCCTGTAAACAGTCTCTGGATTCTCTGTCTCAGCGGATCCAGATTGCAAAGAAAAATGCCCAGGAGGCTATTTCTTTGGAAAATTTTGAGCCTAATGGTTCAAATTCAGATCTCTAA
- the pheT gene encoding phenylalanine--tRNA ligase subunit beta, with protein sequence MIFNKLWIDEWVKNDLSAEELSDMITMAGLEVDSVNDVADNFDGVVVGKVLECVPHPDSDHMHVTKVDVGGGQIFQIVCGAPNCREGLKVCASLIGAHVNGITIKKAKLRGVESNGMLCSFKELGMSEESNGIVELPEDAPLGMDIREYFKLNDKAIDVDLTSNRPDCLGMIGIAREIAVLLGKKFEYPKVEKVAPTINDIFTVEVEDKAACPRYISRVVRGVNQKARSPLWMVERLRRCGIRSVSPIVDVTNYVMLEYSQPLHSFDLNKIHDKIIVRKAHQDEPMTVLSGDEVKLRDNTLIIADSTGPVAMAGIFGGLNSGIDENTSDVLLESAYFAADAIKGRARQYGLNTDASHRFERGVDPMNQARAMERATALLIEIAGGQAGPLNEVVSEADLPKNREITLRLSKLEKVLGVAIDADTVFKILDNLELSPKKVDGGFVCVSPSFRFDIEIEEDLIEEVARIYGYNNIPNATPVSDLYMVHEKEEVVEDRDIKKVLCDVGYNEAITYSFTDPKVLAEFSDIKPLMLNTPISPELSAMRTSLLAGLSIVAKYNVNRQQRKVRLFEQGLRYIIDEKAENGVRQEAMIAGISVGDIHDESWHEKSRSVDFFDVKGDVENLLALNVDTKDITFVRTTEKCLHPGQGADILKNGKKIGFVGMLHPLAQKALGFKQAVGVFEIERAAVEKRAIPAYESISKFPSVRRDFAFVIEKSVAVSALTDLIYEVGGNIVKDVNIFDVFEDASLGDKRSVAVGVIAQALEHTLEDAEVESLANRIIEEASKRLGAELRS encoded by the coding sequence ATGATTTTCAATAAATTATGGATTGATGAGTGGGTCAAGAATGACCTGAGTGCAGAAGAACTGTCAGACATGATTACAATGGCAGGTCTTGAAGTTGATTCTGTAAATGATGTTGCTGACAATTTCGACGGTGTTGTGGTCGGTAAGGTATTAGAGTGCGTACCTCATCCAGATTCAGATCACATGCATGTAACCAAGGTTGATGTTGGTGGTGGTCAGATTTTCCAGATTGTCTGCGGTGCTCCAAATTGCCGTGAGGGGTTAAAGGTTTGTGCTTCTCTGATTGGAGCCCATGTAAACGGTATTACCATTAAGAAGGCTAAGCTACGCGGTGTTGAATCCAACGGTATGCTGTGTTCTTTCAAGGAGCTTGGTATGTCAGAGGAGTCAAACGGTATCGTTGAGCTTCCTGAGGATGCTCCTTTAGGCATGGATATTCGTGAGTACTTCAAGCTAAATGATAAGGCCATTGATGTTGATTTAACCTCAAACCGTCCTGACTGCCTGGGCATGATCGGCATTGCCCGTGAAATTGCTGTGCTTTTAGGCAAGAAGTTTGAGTATCCAAAGGTTGAGAAGGTTGCACCAACCATCAATGATATTTTCACAGTTGAAGTTGAAGACAAGGCTGCCTGTCCACGCTATATTTCACGCGTGGTTCGCGGTGTTAACCAGAAAGCCAGGTCTCCTCTGTGGATGGTTGAGAGACTGCGTCGCTGCGGTATCCGTTCTGTTTCTCCAATCGTAGACGTTACCAACTATGTAATGCTTGAGTACAGCCAGCCTCTGCATTCCTTTGATTTAAACAAGATCCACGACAAGATTATTGTTCGCAAGGCACATCAGGACGAACCTATGACTGTTCTGTCTGGAGATGAGGTTAAACTTAGGGACAATACTCTGATTATCGCTGATTCAACCGGTCCTGTTGCTATGGCTGGTATTTTCGGCGGTCTGAACTCAGGTATTGATGAGAATACCTCAGATGTCCTTTTAGAATCTGCCTATTTTGCTGCTGATGCAATCAAGGGCAGAGCACGTCAGTACGGCCTGAACACTGATGCTTCTCACCGTTTTGAGCGTGGCGTTGATCCTATGAACCAGGCACGCGCAATGGAGCGAGCAACTGCACTGCTGATTGAAATTGCAGGTGGTCAGGCAGGCCCTCTGAATGAGGTTGTTTCTGAGGCAGATCTTCCAAAAAACAGGGAAATTACTCTGAGACTTTCAAAGTTAGAGAAGGTTTTAGGAGTTGCAATTGATGCTGATACAGTATTTAAGATACTTGATAACCTTGAGCTTTCTCCAAAGAAGGTTGACGGTGGCTTTGTTTGTGTATCTCCATCATTCAGATTTGATATTGAAATCGAAGAGGATCTGATTGAGGAAGTAGCAAGAATCTACGGCTACAACAATATTCCTAACGCTACCCCTGTAAGTGATCTCTACATGGTTCACGAGAAAGAGGAAGTTGTTGAAGACAGAGATATCAAGAAGGTTCTCTGCGATGTCGGCTACAATGAGGCTATTACTTACTCATTCACCGATCCTAAGGTTCTAGCAGAGTTCTCTGATATCAAGCCATTAATGCTGAATACCCCTATTTCACCTGAATTATCTGCTATGCGTACCAGTCTGCTTGCTGGACTGAGCATTGTTGCTAAATACAATGTAAACCGTCAGCAGCGTAAGGTTCGTCTGTTTGAGCAGGGCCTGCGCTACATCATTGATGAGAAGGCTGAGAACGGTGTAAGACAGGAGGCCATGATTGCCGGTATCAGCGTAGGTGATATTCACGATGAGAGCTGGCATGAGAAGAGTCGCAGTGTTGATTTCTTTGATGTAAAGGGAGATGTAGAGAATCTTTTAGCATTAAACGTTGATACTAAGGATATTACATTTGTACGCACTACTGAGAAGTGCCTGCACCCAGGCCAGGGCGCTGACATTCTTAAGAATGGTAAGAAGATTGGCTTTGTAGGTATGCTGCATCCTTTAGCTCAGAAGGCTTTAGGATTTAAGCAGGCAGTTGGCGTATTCGAGATTGAAAGAGCTGCTGTTGAAAAGCGTGCAATTCCTGCTTATGAGTCAATCTCAAAATTCCCTAGCGTTCGCCGTGATTTTGCTTTCGTAATTGAGAAGTCAGTTGCAGTTTCTGCATTAACTGATCTAATTTATGAGGTTGGCGGTAATATAGTAAAAGATGTAAACATCTTTGATGTATTTGAAGACGCCTCACTAGGAGACAAACGTTCTGTTGCGGTTGGTGTTATTGCTCAGGCCTTGGAGCATACTCTTGAGGATGCCGAGGTTGAGTCACTGGCAAACAGAATTATCGAGGAAGCCTCTAAGAGATTAGGCGCAGAACTTCGTTCATAA